A window from Leptothermofonsia sichuanensis E412 encodes these proteins:
- a CDS encoding ABC transporter ATP-binding protein, whose protein sequence is MLAYQVALSNFVRNPVQPVEWLEHCRTLDTPEAIAVKNLGIVLGTASEPFQALQGIDLTVQSGTIQLLMGPSGSGKTTLLSILAGLLTPTQGSVHLLGQEITAMSKAQLARFRLENLGFIFQDFNLFPALTALENIEVALNIKGIRGAKARKQAQSLLDQVGLTDKARQLPRNLSGGQKQRVAIARALAGNPRLILADEPTASLDSHNGHSVIEMLRQLAKEQGRTVLIVTHDPRILDVADQVAYLEDGKLT, encoded by the coding sequence ATGCTGGCTTACCAGGTTGCCCTATCCAATTTTGTAAGAAACCCGGTTCAACCTGTTGAATGGCTTGAACACTGTAGAACCCTTGACACGCCTGAGGCGATCGCAGTCAAAAACTTAGGAATAGTACTGGGCACTGCCAGTGAGCCATTTCAGGCATTGCAAGGCATTGATCTGACAGTACAGTCGGGCACCATCCAACTTTTGATGGGACCCTCTGGCTCTGGTAAAACCACGTTGCTATCCATTCTGGCGGGGTTGCTGACTCCCACCCAGGGTAGTGTGCATCTGTTGGGGCAGGAAATTACTGCCATGTCCAAAGCGCAGTTAGCCCGGTTTCGGTTGGAAAACCTGGGGTTTATTTTTCAAGACTTCAATCTGTTTCCAGCCTTAACAGCCCTGGAAAATATTGAAGTGGCTCTGAATATCAAAGGAATTCGCGGTGCAAAAGCCCGCAAACAGGCCCAATCTCTCCTGGATCAGGTGGGATTGACAGACAAAGCCAGACAGTTACCGCGTAACCTCTCAGGTGGGCAGAAACAGCGGGTGGCGATCGCCCGTGCCCTGGCAGGCAATCCCAGGCTGATCCTGGCAGACGAACCCACCGCCTCCCTCGACTCCCACAACGGCCATAGTGTCATTGAAATGCTGCGCCAGTTGGCGAAGGAACAGGGACGGACTGTTCTTATTGTCACCCACGATCCGCGTATCCTGGATGTTGCTGATCAGGTTGCCTATCTAGAAGATGGTAAATTAACCTAG
- the glpX gene encoding class II fructose-bisphosphatase yields the protein MENTLGLEIIEVVEQAAIASAHWMGKGDKNTADQVAVEAMRERMNKIYMRGRIVIGEGERDEAPMLYIGEEVGICTREDAKAYCNPDELVEIDIAVDPCEGTNLVAYGQPGSMAVLAISEKGGLFNAPDFYMKKLAAPPAAKGKVDINKSATENLKILSECLDRSIEELVVVVMKRDRHNELIKEIREAGARVALITDGDVGAALNCAFAGTNIHALMGIGAAPEGVITAAAMRALGGHFQGQLVYDPEIVQTKEWANKTKQENLARLKEMGITDPDKVYDTHELASGQTVLFAATGITTGNLLQGVRFFHGGARTQTLVISTQSKTARFVDTIHMTDKPKSIQLR from the coding sequence GTGGAAAACACGCTTGGTCTGGAAATTATCGAGGTTGTTGAGCAAGCTGCCATTGCGTCTGCTCACTGGATGGGCAAGGGCGACAAAAACACTGCTGACCAGGTTGCTGTAGAGGCAATGCGAGAGCGCATGAACAAAATCTACATGCGGGGTCGGATTGTGATTGGGGAAGGGGAGCGAGATGAAGCTCCCATGCTTTACATCGGGGAAGAAGTCGGGATCTGTACCCGCGAAGATGCCAAAGCTTACTGCAACCCGGATGAACTGGTTGAGATTGATATTGCGGTTGATCCCTGTGAGGGCACCAATCTGGTTGCCTACGGGCAACCCGGTTCCATGGCCGTACTGGCAATCTCAGAAAAAGGCGGCTTGTTTAACGCGCCCGACTTTTACATGAAGAAGCTGGCAGCTCCACCCGCGGCTAAGGGCAAAGTTGATATCAATAAATCTGCGACTGAAAACCTCAAAATCCTATCCGAATGCTTAGATCGGAGTATTGAGGAACTGGTGGTAGTGGTGATGAAGCGCGATCGCCACAATGAGTTGATTAAAGAAATTCGGGAAGCGGGTGCCAGAGTTGCTCTGATCACTGATGGAGACGTGGGGGCTGCCCTCAACTGTGCCTTTGCGGGAACCAACATTCACGCCCTGATGGGGATCGGTGCGGCTCCCGAAGGGGTCATTACTGCGGCTGCTATGCGAGCACTGGGCGGGCACTTCCAGGGGCAACTGGTCTATGATCCCGAAATTGTCCAGACTAAAGAATGGGCAAATAAGACCAAGCAAGAAAACCTGGCCCGGCTCAAGGAAATGGGAATTACCGACCCCGACAAGGTTTATGACACGCACGAATTAGCATCGGGGCAAACCGTCCTGTTCGCGGCGACTGGAATTACCACCGGCAACCTGCTGCAAGGGGTTCGCTTTTTCCACGGGGGTGCCAGAACCCAAACCTTGGTTATTTCCACCCAATCGAAGACGGCTCGATTCGTAGACACAATTCACATGACTGACAAGCCAAAGAGCATTCAGTTGCGCTAG
- a CDS encoding S1C family serine protease, with product MKLLPWLFAGSFFLVARTIASAIPSNADIPLLTEGLKRIGVEWQDEFAQQPEASVKQTKPNQTSGQTGKDCKEAGPSVVTIHAGQAFGSGSIVSPDGLVITNHHVVRPARSGVIGVKLINGKQYQGRVIAADPVNDLALVKLNTQERLPAIRFGNPSAIQLGQPVCAIGSPFARPGVLTRGQLTTVRRNGDLQSALVLQPGNSGGPLLNQQGEMIGVNKAIWQSPSGENSGISFATNVAVARNFIAQRGTGGNYYSSRPNYPQPESFQPSYGDSYPVPSYPMEPPMPMERFPMMPPEAYPVPTEPFQPGMHSPGRMPSGSRLGLVIDKMTLEVQSVERGSPAQTVGIRVGDRLVAVDGIQIEGFGQLQEFLSQRPSSMVITVNRADKVQNLRVNF from the coding sequence ATGAAACTTCTGCCCTGGCTTTTCGCAGGTTCTTTTTTTCTAGTTGCACGCACTATTGCGTCAGCCATCCCCTCTAATGCTGATATTCCTTTATTGACGGAAGGTTTGAAGCGAATTGGAGTTGAATGGCAGGACGAATTTGCCCAGCAACCAGAGGCATCGGTCAAACAAACCAAGCCAAATCAGACGAGTGGGCAAACGGGCAAAGACTGCAAGGAAGCGGGTCCTTCCGTTGTAACCATTCATGCTGGTCAGGCCTTTGGGTCTGGAAGTATTGTCAGTCCTGATGGACTGGTGATTACGAACCACCATGTGGTCAGACCTGCCAGGAGTGGGGTGATCGGGGTCAAGCTCATCAATGGTAAACAGTATCAGGGGCGGGTCATCGCAGCAGACCCTGTCAACGATCTTGCCCTGGTTAAATTGAATACCCAGGAGCGGTTGCCTGCCATTCGTTTTGGCAATCCTTCAGCGATTCAATTGGGTCAGCCGGTCTGCGCGATTGGGAGTCCTTTTGCCCGGCCTGGTGTTTTAACCCGGGGGCAGTTAACAACCGTGCGGCGCAACGGCGACTTACAATCTGCCCTCGTTTTGCAGCCTGGAAATTCGGGAGGACCCCTGCTGAATCAACAGGGGGAAATGATCGGCGTGAACAAGGCAATCTGGCAATCTCCCTCTGGTGAAAACAGCGGTATTAGTTTTGCGACCAACGTTGCAGTTGCCCGTAACTTTATCGCCCAGAGGGGAACTGGTGGAAATTACTACAGTTCTCGTCCGAACTATCCTCAACCAGAGTCTTTTCAACCGTCCTATGGGGATTCCTATCCAGTCCCGTCCTACCCGATGGAACCTCCAATGCCTATGGAACGGTTTCCCATGATGCCTCCTGAAGCCTATCCAGTGCCAACTGAACCGTTTCAGCCTGGGATGCATTCTCCTGGTAGAATGCCTTCCGGTTCCCGTTTAGGACTTGTGATTGACAAGATGACTCTGGAGGTTCAGTCGGTTGAACGTGGCTCACCTGCTCAGACTGTTGGCATCCGAGTGGGCGATCGCCTGGTTGCTGTGGATGGCATTCAAATCGAAGGATTTGGACAATTGCAGGAATTCCTGAGTCAGCGTCCAAGTTCAATGGTAATTACAGTCAATCGGGCAGATAAAGTGCAAAATCTTCGTGTCAATTTTTGA
- a CDS encoding NUDIX hydrolase: MPATAYATALDYIVFTCVDLAFTCNRQLLLAKRNRYPRKSWWIVGGRIIAGESPLDAARRKATEEAQLTDLSPERFRYIGAYSTCFALRDQEPMNNGSHSINLTYQVDLSDMEKEQLVLSPEEYESEWQWVGFNQVKHLLATGKALDRCLLQIVQNLE, encoded by the coding sequence ATGCCCGCCACAGCCTATGCCACCGCCCTGGACTACATAGTGTTTACGTGTGTGGATCTGGCTTTTACCTGCAACCGTCAGCTCTTGTTGGCAAAACGCAACCGCTACCCAAGAAAATCCTGGTGGATTGTGGGTGGCAGAATCATAGCGGGAGAAAGCCCCCTGGATGCCGCCAGAAGAAAAGCAACTGAGGAAGCCCAATTAACAGATCTGTCACCTGAACGCTTTCGCTACATTGGAGCCTATTCCACCTGTTTTGCCTTGCGCGACCAGGAACCGATGAACAATGGCTCTCACAGTATCAATTTGACCTATCAGGTTGACCTGTCAGACATGGAAAAGGAGCAATTAGTCCTCAGTCCGGAGGAATATGAGTCTGAATGGCAGTGGGTAGGGTTCAATCAGGTCAAGCACTTACTGGCAACGGGCAAAGCCCTGGATCGATGTCTGCTACAGATTGTTCAGAACCTTGAATGA
- a CDS encoding phenylpyruvate tautomerase MIF-related protein translates to MPLIKVQTSVDGLDQSQVNGLLKSLSVSLSNHLGKPESYIMTALELGVAMTFGGTDDPVCYVEIKNVGTMSSAQTKAMSQDFCAQLNQALGVPANRIYIEFADAKGAMWGWNGSTFG, encoded by the coding sequence ATGCCTTTGATTAAAGTGCAGACTTCTGTGGATGGGTTGGATCAGTCCCAGGTGAATGGGTTGTTAAAGAGCCTTTCAGTCAGTCTGTCCAACCATCTGGGAAAACCGGAGTCCTATATTATGACAGCACTGGAACTGGGGGTTGCCATGACCTTTGGAGGTACGGACGATCCAGTTTGCTACGTTGAGATTAAAAATGTAGGTACGATGAGTTCAGCTCAGACAAAAGCAATGAGCCAGGATTTTTGTGCCCAACTCAACCAAGCTTTAGGGGTGCCAGCGAACCGCATCTACATTGAGTTTGCTGATGCAAAGGGGGCAATGTGGGGGTGGAATGGGTCTACCTTTGGGTAG
- a CDS encoding S1C family serine protease: MLKHRWKVESAVVTVHAGNKIGSGSIIRAEGLVITNYHVVQSVINHPGGEPLVIQTFEGTCYSGRVVGSDRRNDLALIQLTTHQRLPTVPIARGRDAQPGQNVWAIGSPFGVPGGLTVGVLSVIRPNGDLQSTVMLNPGHSGGPLLNGQGELIGINKAMLQFSSGQNSGSSLATGIGVARQLIESTHWGAIAPLKPRPSVPGAPSGRGIPNAQSRLRERTSLPTSPFVRESPPILKQSSLGSRELLGLIVDRKHLIVRRVQAGSLSAISGFKPGDRLVAVNGDFLRQMEELEAFLNQKPASAVFTINRNWKEATLRVNF; encoded by the coding sequence GTGCTTAAGCATAGATGGAAAGTGGAATCAGCGGTGGTGACTGTTCATGCCGGAAACAAAATTGGCTCTGGTAGTATTATCCGGGCAGAAGGGCTGGTCATCACCAACTATCATGTCGTTCAGAGTGTAATCAACCATCCGGGAGGTGAGCCGCTTGTGATTCAAACCTTTGAGGGAACCTGCTATTCCGGCAGGGTGGTTGGCAGCGATCGCCGCAACGACCTGGCATTGATTCAGTTGACTACCCATCAACGGTTGCCTACGGTGCCCATCGCCAGGGGAAGAGATGCTCAACCTGGACAGAATGTGTGGGCAATCGGCAGTCCTTTTGGGGTTCCAGGGGGGCTGACTGTGGGAGTTTTAAGTGTGATTAGGCCCAACGGAGATCTGCAATCCACAGTGATGTTAAATCCTGGACACTCTGGTGGCCCATTGCTCAACGGGCAAGGAGAGTTGATTGGAATTAACAAAGCCATGTTGCAGTTTTCCTCTGGACAGAACAGTGGCTCCAGCCTGGCCACTGGCATTGGGGTTGCCAGACAGTTGATTGAGTCAACCCATTGGGGGGCGATCGCACCGCTCAAGCCCAGACCATCAGTTCCTGGAGCACCCTCAGGCAGGGGAATTCCAAACGCTCAATCCCGTCTCCGTGAGCGGACTTCATTGCCCACATCACCCTTTGTCCGGGAGTCTCCCCCAATACTGAAGCAGAGTTCTTTGGGATCCAGGGAACTGTTAGGGCTGATTGTAGATCGCAAGCATTTAATTGTGCGCCGGGTGCAGGCAGGTTCTCTGAGTGCTATCAGTGGCTTCAAGCCAGGCGATCGGCTGGTGGCTGTCAACGGGGATTTCCTGAGGCAAATGGAAGAGTTGGAGGCATTTTTGAACCAAAAACCGGCATCAGCCGTCTTTACTATTAATCGAAACTGGAAAGAGGCGACCCTCAGGGTCAATTTCTAA
- a CDS encoding methylmalonic aciduria and homocystinuria type D protein translates to MQYSVHAPSQFIRLHKDRLLPTWSRPVSSVLVILQPANCKLCEQSSAAEQQKQILRQKFLDLGYPIAHQLQQQGYLADLFDPRTGIPLLSQPGQLRLDDVAVAHACLGYPKMVSAGCSVLVHPTWGSAVYPSTLVSSANTETVERVVQEVQRGSGRRRHLSECHQSLTGCGRLTEYRVITIGSDEPCPTISTL, encoded by the coding sequence ATGCAGTATTCTGTCCATGCACCCAGCCAATTCATTCGCCTCCACAAAGACAGATTGCTGCCCACCTGGTCGCGTCCAGTCTCATCTGTCCTGGTTATCCTGCAACCAGCCAACTGCAAGCTGTGTGAGCAATCTTCAGCCGCAGAGCAGCAGAAACAAATACTGCGCCAGAAATTTCTTGACCTTGGCTACCCGATTGCCCATCAACTTCAGCAACAGGGATATCTGGCAGATCTATTTGACCCCCGCACTGGTATACCGCTTCTCTCCCAGCCCGGTCAATTGAGGCTGGATGATGTGGCCGTTGCCCATGCCTGCCTGGGCTATCCCAAAATGGTGAGTGCTGGCTGCTCAGTCCTGGTGCATCCGACCTGGGGAAGTGCCGTTTATCCCTCCACGCTGGTGTCGTCAGCCAACACAGAAACAGTGGAGCGGGTGGTTCAGGAGGTGCAAAGGGGTTCAGGCAGACGGCGGCACCTGTCTGAATGCCACCAATCTCTGACTGGTTGCGGCAGATTGACCGAGTACAGGGTGATCACCATCGGTTCTGACGAACCCTGTCCAACAATTTCAACGCTATAG
- a CDS encoding flavin reductase family protein, translating into MLFATVHLNRYTEQCSSERQLPLLDEQAKKTLLRKIPHGLYVCGVKDGDEVNGFTASWVMQASFTPPLVVNCVKQDSRSHAMIKASGVFALSILEAGQKELAQKFFKPQRRVGNKFEDVEFYLGQTGCPIISDTLGYVECQVVGSVEKGDHTVFVGEVIAAGVHREGDPLLLESTGWQYGG; encoded by the coding sequence ATGTTGTTTGCGACGGTTCATCTCAACCGATACACTGAACAATGTAGTTCTGAGAGGCAGCTACCCTTGTTAGACGAACAGGCAAAGAAAACCCTGCTACGAAAGATCCCCCACGGTCTTTACGTCTGTGGGGTTAAAGATGGCGACGAGGTGAACGGCTTTACCGCAAGCTGGGTCATGCAGGCATCCTTTACCCCTCCGCTGGTCGTAAACTGCGTCAAGCAAGATTCCCGCTCCCACGCCATGATTAAAGCCAGTGGCGTTTTTGCACTCAGCATCCTGGAAGCCGGGCAGAAAGAACTGGCTCAAAAATTCTTCAAACCCCAACGGCGTGTGGGCAATAAGTTTGAGGATGTGGAGTTTTATCTGGGCCAAACCGGATGTCCCATCATCTCCGATACGCTGGGGTATGTGGAATGCCAGGTCGTTGGCAGTGTTGAAAAAGGTGACCACACGGTTTTTGTGGGGGAAGTGATTGCGGCGGGAGTCCACCGGGAAGGAGATCCGCTCCTGTTGGAAAGCACAGGTTGGCAGTATGGAGGTTAA
- a CDS encoding adenine phosphoribosyltransferase, which produces MDIKALIREIPDFPKPGINFKDITTLLRDPEGLQYTIDALAEKCAPLEADFVVGMESRGFIFGAPLACKLGTGFIPVRKPGKLPAAVHSVEYQLEYGMDRLEVHQDALHPPESKILIVDDVIATGGTAGATARLVQQTGCTLVGFAFVIELTALNGRKHLPDAPVITLVEF; this is translated from the coding sequence ATGGACATTAAGGCTCTGATTCGCGAAATCCCAGACTTCCCCAAGCCGGGAATTAACTTCAAAGATATCACCACCCTTCTGCGGGATCCGGAGGGGTTGCAGTATACCATTGACGCGCTGGCAGAAAAATGCGCCCCGCTGGAAGCGGATTTTGTGGTTGGGATGGAGTCCCGTGGGTTTATTTTTGGTGCGCCCCTGGCGTGCAAACTGGGAACTGGTTTTATTCCTGTCCGTAAGCCAGGAAAACTTCCGGCAGCCGTCCATTCCGTGGAATATCAGCTAGAGTACGGTATGGATCGGTTAGAGGTGCATCAGGATGCCCTGCACCCACCAGAGAGCAAAATTCTGATTGTGGATGATGTGATTGCTACTGGCGGCACGGCGGGTGCAACTGCCAGGCTGGTGCAACAAACAGGGTGTACTCTGGTCGGGTTTGCTTTTGTGATTGAGCTAACAGCTCTGAATGGACGTAAACATTTGCCCGATGCACCCGTCATTACCCTTGTGGAGTTCTAG
- a CDS encoding glutamyl-tRNA reductase codes for MNIAVVGLSHKTAPVDVREKLSIPENICDQAIAQLCNYPHIEEVAILSTCNRLEIYLVTTETEHGVREVCQFLADHSKLPVTTLRPYLFTLLHQDAVMHLMRVSAGLDSLVLGEGQILAQVKNCHKLGQQHQGVSRTLNQLFKQAISAGKRVRTETSIGTGAVSISSAAVELAQMKVQNLAAYRVAIVGAGKMSRLLVQHLLAKGAAQISILNRSQERSKELANQFPNADLHLHPLSDMMAVIANSDLVFTSTASTEPLLDRAKLEMTLAPGQHLMLFDISVPRNVDADVNTLPHVQVFNVDDLKAVVAQNQEARRQMAMEAEALLDEEVEAFDLWWRSLETVSTISSLREKVETIRTQELEKALSRLGSEFAEKHQEVIEALTRGIVNKILHDPMVQLRAQQDIEARRAAMQTLSMLFNLDPSSNKQFG; via the coding sequence ATGAATATTGCTGTTGTTGGGTTGAGTCACAAAACTGCGCCAGTTGATGTTCGAGAGAAGCTCAGTATTCCTGAAAATATCTGTGATCAGGCGATCGCTCAGCTTTGTAACTACCCCCACATTGAAGAAGTTGCTATCCTCAGCACCTGCAACCGATTAGAAATTTATCTGGTCACCACTGAAACAGAGCATGGTGTACGGGAAGTTTGTCAGTTTTTGGCAGACCATAGCAAGCTACCCGTAACAACCTTGCGCCCTTACCTGTTCACATTGCTGCACCAGGATGCGGTCATGCATCTCATGCGGGTGTCAGCCGGGCTGGATAGTCTGGTACTGGGTGAAGGGCAGATTTTAGCCCAGGTGAAAAACTGCCATAAACTGGGGCAACAGCATCAGGGGGTGAGCCGCACCCTCAATCAATTATTTAAACAAGCCATTTCTGCGGGTAAGCGGGTACGAACCGAAACCAGCATCGGTACGGGCGCAGTTTCAATCAGTTCGGCTGCCGTAGAGCTGGCACAGATGAAGGTGCAAAACCTGGCAGCCTATCGGGTGGCGATTGTGGGAGCGGGCAAAATGTCCCGTCTGCTGGTACAACACCTGTTGGCCAAAGGCGCTGCCCAGATTTCTATCCTGAACCGATCGCAGGAGCGGTCCAAGGAACTGGCAAACCAGTTTCCCAATGCAGACCTGCACCTGCATCCCCTGTCAGATATGATGGCCGTAATTGCCAATTCAGACCTGGTGTTTACCAGCACTGCTTCTACAGAACCCTTACTGGATCGGGCAAAGCTGGAAATGACTCTGGCTCCCGGGCAGCATCTCATGCTGTTTGATATTTCAGTGCCCCGAAATGTTGATGCGGATGTGAACACCCTGCCCCATGTGCAGGTGTTCAACGTGGATGACCTGAAGGCCGTGGTGGCACAGAACCAGGAAGCTCGTCGCCAGATGGCAATGGAAGCCGAGGCTCTACTGGATGAAGAAGTGGAGGCATTTGATCTGTGGTGGCGATCGCTGGAAACCGTTTCTACCATCAGCAGCCTGCGGGAAAAAGTGGAAACCATTCGCACCCAGGAACTGGAAAAAGCCCTCTCCCGCTTAGGCTCCGAATTTGCAGAAAAGCATCAGGAAGTGATTGAGGCGCTGACTCGTGGCATTGTCAACAAGATTCTGCATGATCCAATGGTGCAACTCCGTGCCCAGCAGGACATTGAAGCCCGTCGCGCCGCCATGCAGACCCTTTCCATGCTATTCAATCTGGACCCGTCATCGAACAAGCAGTTTGGCTGA
- the grxC gene encoding glutaredoxin 3, with amino-acid sequence MLKSLNSLLGRHPEQVKAQVEIYTWQTCPYCIRAKMLLWWKGVNFTEYKIDGNGAARVRMAQRANGRRTVPQIFINQRHIGGCNDLYQLDSEGKLDGLLAEAGEG; translated from the coding sequence ATGTTAAAGTCCCTTAACTCTCTGCTGGGGAGACATCCTGAACAGGTAAAAGCCCAGGTTGAAATTTACACCTGGCAAACCTGCCCCTACTGCATCCGCGCCAAGATGCTGTTGTGGTGGAAGGGGGTAAACTTTACCGAGTACAAAATTGATGGAAATGGAGCCGCCAGGGTCAGAATGGCTCAACGGGCGAACGGGCGTCGCACGGTTCCTCAAATTTTCATTAACCAGCGCCATATTGGTGGCTGTAATGATCTTTATCAGTTGGATTCTGAAGGAAAACTGGATGGGCTGCTGGCGGAGGCCGGAGAGGGGTGA
- the rnc gene encoding ribonuclease III encodes MHELLNFRDQQLLLQALTHRSYVNENPGAVHNERLEFLGDALLTFISGDYLYQQHPELAEDEMTRRRAALVNEKQLAKFALEIGLDSRMRLGRGAIQDGGFQNPNLLSCTFESVVGAWYLDRDRNLEAVRPIIEDLFNSVSLTPNQIRSNVDPKNQLQEWVQANIGPVLPQYITKRIGGPDHAPEYLAQVLIGNQLYGEGTACGKKEAEKRAAENALSKLRSVD; translated from the coding sequence ATGCATGAATTGTTGAACTTCCGAGATCAACAGCTCCTACTACAGGCATTGACCCATCGTTCCTATGTCAACGAGAATCCTGGTGCAGTGCATAATGAGCGCCTGGAATTTTTAGGCGATGCTCTGTTGACCTTCATCAGTGGTGACTATCTCTATCAGCAGCATCCAGAGCTGGCGGAGGATGAAATGACCCGCCGCAGAGCGGCCCTGGTTAATGAAAAACAACTGGCTAAATTTGCCCTCGAAATTGGACTGGATTCAAGAATGCGGCTGGGAAGAGGAGCAATCCAGGATGGAGGTTTTCAGAATCCCAATTTGCTAAGCTGTACGTTTGAGTCAGTCGTCGGTGCCTGGTATCTGGATCGCGATCGCAACCTTGAGGCAGTCCGCCCAATTATTGAAGATCTGTTTAATTCGGTATCGCTGACTCCAAATCAAATCCGCTCCAATGTCGATCCCAAAAATCAATTGCAAGAGTGGGTACAGGCAAATATAGGACCTGTGTTGCCCCAATATATTACGAAGCGAATTGGAGGGCCGGATCACGCACCAGAATACCTGGCGCAGGTTTTAATTGGTAATCAACTGTATGGAGAAGGCACAGCCTGCGGCAAAAAAGAGGCAGAAAAGCGTGCCGCTGAAAACGCTTTATCTAAGCTAAGGAGCGTGGATTAA
- a CDS encoding ABC transporter ATP-binding protein, translated as MADSYLSETSRKRPPRETDWRLFSRLIPYGMRHRRLFIVSMLLLIPASIAGAVQPILVGQAVSLIGQEPNTWEFLRQFPLSTGINILAGLLLLTLLVRGVLDAWQGFLVQKVGQQITADIRDDLFHHVTSLAMRFFDRTPVGRLITRLTSDVEALGDVFSTGAIGILGDLFSILVLVVIMFLQQWQLALLLVVMLLPVTILIIYFQNQYRRANYRAREELSALNSMLQENIVGIGVVQLFRRQAFNADLFRTINQRYIKEVDRTIFHDSAISATLEWISLVAIAGVLWVGGIFILNGTLDFGLLATFILFAQRLFDPLRQFAEKFTAIQAGLTAIERVSDVLSEPIEIRDSDTPQSFSPETDAATGEIRFEHVWFGYKPDEYVLKDLDFVIHPGEKVALVGPTGAGKSSIIRLLSRLYEATEGRILVDGIDIRELPQTELRRHVGVILQDGFVFAGDVKSNITLGETYSLEQIQAAARSTNVDRLIEQLPQGYSTPLRERGTNLSGGQKQLLAFARAAIRDPRILVLDEATASLDVGTEALIQEALDHLLEGRTAIIIAHRLSTIRNCDRILVLKRGQLVESGSHEELLAQGGLYASLYQLQMLEN; from the coding sequence ATGGCGGATTCCTACCTCTCAGAAACTTCTAGAAAACGTCCGCCCCGGGAAACCGATTGGCGCTTATTTTCCCGGCTAATTCCTTACGGTATGCGGCATCGGCGGCTATTTATCGTCTCCATGCTGCTGCTGATTCCTGCCTCAATTGCAGGCGCAGTTCAACCCATCCTGGTTGGTCAGGCAGTTTCCCTGATCGGTCAGGAACCAAACACCTGGGAATTTCTGCGCCAGTTCCCCTTATCGACTGGAATCAATATACTGGCTGGCTTACTGCTGTTGACCCTGCTGGTAAGGGGTGTGCTGGATGCCTGGCAGGGGTTTCTGGTACAGAAGGTGGGGCAGCAGATCACGGCAGATATTCGGGATGATTTATTTCACCATGTCACCTCACTGGCAATGCGGTTTTTTGATCGCACGCCAGTCGGCAGACTCATCACCAGGCTCACCAGTGATGTGGAGGCGCTGGGGGATGTCTTCTCCACCGGCGCGATCGGTATTCTTGGTGATCTATTTTCCATTCTGGTACTGGTGGTCATCATGTTTTTGCAGCAGTGGCAACTGGCGTTATTGCTGGTTGTGATGCTGTTGCCTGTGACTATTCTGATCATTTACTTTCAAAATCAATATCGGCGGGCAAACTATCGTGCCCGGGAAGAACTGTCTGCCCTCAACTCAATGTTGCAAGAAAATATTGTGGGTATCGGAGTAGTGCAGCTCTTTCGTCGGCAGGCGTTTAATGCTGATTTGTTCCGCACTATTAATCAGCGCTACATCAAAGAAGTGGATCGCACCATCTTTCACGATTCAGCAATTTCAGCCACACTGGAATGGATTTCGCTGGTGGCGATCGCGGGTGTCCTCTGGGTTGGTGGCATTTTTATCTTGAATGGCACGCTGGACTTTGGATTGCTGGCAACCTTCATTCTGTTTGCCCAGCGTTTATTTGACCCCCTGCGCCAGTTTGCCGAGAAATTTACGGCAATCCAGGCGGGACTGACTGCCATTGAACGAGTCAGTGACGTGTTGAGTGAGCCAATAGAGATCCGCGATTCAGATACACCTCAATCCTTTTCACCCGAGACGGATGCAGCGACTGGTGAAATTCGGTTTGAACATGTCTGGTTCGGGTACAAGCCAGATGAATACGTCCTGAAAGATCTGGATTTTGTTATTCATCCTGGAGAGAAGGTCGCCCTTGTCGGACCGACCGGAGCCGGGAAAAGTTCCATCATTCGACTGCTCAGTCGCCTCTATGAAGCAACTGAAGGACGCATTCTGGTAGATGGGATTGATATCCGCGAACTCCCCCAAACCGAACTGCGCCGCCATGTTGGTGTTATTCTCCAGGATGGGTTTGTGTTTGCCGGCGATGTCAAAAGTAACATTACATTGGGCGAAACTTATTCATTGGAGCAAATCCAGGCAGCGGCTCGCAGCACCAATGTTGATCGTTTGATTGAGCAACTGCCCCAGGGTTACAGTACCCCCCTGCGAGAACGAGGCACTAACCTGTCGGGGGGGCAGAAACAACTCCTGGCATTTGCCCGCGCCGCCATCCGTGACCCGCGCATCCTGGTGCTGGATGAAGCCACCGCCAGTCTGGATGTGGGCACTGAGGCATTAATCCAGGAAGCCTTAGATCACCTGTTAGAAGGCAGGACAGCAATTATTATTGCCCACCGACTGTCTACCATTCGGAATTGCGATCGCATCCTGGTGCTTAAACGTGGGCAACTGGTTGAATCTGGTAGCCATGAAGAACTCCTGGCACAGGGGGGACTGTATGCCAGCCTTTATCAGCTCCAAATGCTGGAAAACTGA